In Nitrobacteraceae bacterium AZCC 1564, the following proteins share a genomic window:
- a CDS encoding altronate hydrolase (product_source=KO:K01685; cog=COG2721; ko=KO:K01685; pfam=PF04295,PF08666) encodes MAFPRQSRERTDDPAGNVTPRFLRLHTADNVVVSIDVFPIGCVIEGVKVINRIPKGHKLAAESIAQGQPVRKFGQIIGFATKAIQPGEWVHEHNVAVQDFARDYHFAEDAQPESVLPVDQQAGFQGFRRTSGKVGTRNYIGVLTSVNCSATAARYMAQEVERSGLLRDFPNIDGVIPLVHGTGCGMSAQGEGFDILKRTQWGYAANPNMAAVLMVGLGCEVFQIARMKELYGLQESDTFRSLTIQDTGGTKRAVEQGVATIREMLPIANAARRETVPASELMLALQCGGSDGYSGITANPALGAAVDLLVKHGGTAILSETPEIYGAEHLLTRRAESREVGEKIVTLIRWWEDYTARNGGEMNNNPSPGNKAGGLTTILEKSLGAAAKGGTTTLRGVYRYAEPVDRRGFVYMDTPGFDPVSATGQVAGGANVLCFTTGRGSAYGCKPTPSLKLATNSDMYRRMIDDMDINCGDILDGVSIEDKGREIFEHILRTASGERTKSELLGYGDAEFVPWQVGATM; translated from the coding sequence ATGGCTTTTCCAAGGCAATCCCGTGAACGTACAGATGACCCGGCGGGAAACGTAACGCCCCGCTTCCTGCGCTTGCATACGGCTGACAATGTCGTTGTTTCCATTGACGTTTTCCCGATTGGCTGCGTCATCGAAGGTGTGAAGGTCATCAACAGGATTCCGAAAGGCCACAAGCTCGCTGCCGAATCCATCGCTCAGGGACAACCGGTCCGGAAGTTTGGCCAGATCATCGGCTTCGCGACAAAGGCCATCCAACCGGGCGAATGGGTGCACGAACATAACGTCGCCGTGCAGGACTTTGCCCGCGACTATCATTTTGCCGAGGACGCACAGCCGGAGTCGGTGCTCCCAGTCGATCAGCAGGCTGGCTTCCAGGGTTTCCGCCGCACCAGCGGCAAGGTCGGCACCCGCAATTACATCGGCGTGCTGACATCCGTGAACTGCTCCGCCACCGCCGCGCGCTATATGGCGCAGGAGGTCGAGCGCTCCGGCCTGTTGCGAGATTTCCCGAACATCGACGGCGTCATCCCACTCGTGCACGGCACCGGTTGCGGCATGTCGGCTCAAGGCGAAGGCTTCGACATCCTGAAGCGGACGCAGTGGGGATATGCCGCCAACCCGAACATGGCCGCGGTGCTGATGGTCGGTCTCGGCTGCGAGGTCTTCCAGATCGCGCGCATGAAAGAGCTTTATGGATTGCAGGAGAGCGACACCTTCCGCTCGCTGACGATCCAGGATACCGGCGGCACGAAGCGCGCTGTCGAACAAGGTGTGGCCACGATCCGTGAGATGCTGCCCATCGCCAATGCCGCGCGCCGCGAAACCGTGCCGGCATCGGAGTTGATGCTCGCTTTGCAGTGCGGTGGCTCGGATGGCTATTCCGGCATCACCGCCAATCCGGCGCTCGGCGCCGCGGTCGATCTTCTGGTCAAGCACGGCGGCACGGCGATCCTTTCCGAAACGCCGGAGATCTACGGCGCCGAACATCTGCTGACACGGCGCGCCGAAAGCCGCGAGGTCGGCGAGAAGATCGTGACGCTGATCAGATGGTGGGAGGATTACACCGCCCGCAACGGCGGCGAGATGAACAACAATCCCTCTCCCGGCAACAAGGCCGGCGGTCTCACCACGATCCTCGAAAAGTCTCTGGGCGCTGCGGCGAAGGGCGGCACCACGACGCTGCGCGGCGTGTACCGCTACGCCGAGCCGGTGGACCGCAGGGGCTTTGTCTACATGGATACGCCCGGCTTCGATCCGGTTTCGGCCACCGGACAAGTGGCGGGCGGCGCGAATGTGCTCTGCTTCACCACCGGCCGCGGCTCGGCCTATGGCTGCAAGCCGACGCCCTCGCTCAAACTCGCGACCAACAGCGACATGTATCGCCGCATGATCGACGACATGGACATCAACTGCGGCGACATTCTCGACGGCGTCAGCATCGAGGACAAAGGCCGCGAGATCTTCGAACACATTCTGCGTACGGCATCGGGCGAACGAACCAAATCCGAGCTGCTCGGCTATGGCGACGCCGAGTTCGTGCCATGGCAGGTCGGAGCCACGATGTAA
- a CDS encoding DNA-binding GntR family transcriptional regulator (product_source=COG1802; cath_funfam=1.10.10.10,1.20.120.530; cog=COG1802; ko=KO:K22293; pfam=PF00392,PF07729; smart=SM00345,SM00895; superfamily=46785,48008) encodes MKMTSDKPSAPTLKGTGSATERVLAAIREAIVDLELPPGTLIDKAALCSQFGVSRFPVSDALTRLQAEGLVEVLPQRGTRVARIRMSDLTQAMFIRRALEVEMVRTLAPQISDTLISELEMNLGYQQVTVERSDPRAFHRLDLAFHELMLKELGFPRVAVAIDTARSSLERARRLLSSPRRHADTLVEHRAILEALKARDSSAAAQAMNDHLNAVLTELTTFMAVNPGVFENPE; translated from the coding sequence ATGAAAATGACCTCAGACAAGCCCTCGGCACCGACATTGAAGGGGACAGGCAGCGCGACGGAGCGTGTGCTCGCGGCCATCCGCGAAGCCATCGTGGATCTGGAGTTGCCGCCCGGCACGCTGATCGATAAGGCCGCGCTCTGCTCGCAGTTCGGGGTGTCGCGTTTTCCTGTGTCCGATGCGCTGACACGGCTGCAAGCCGAAGGGCTGGTGGAAGTGCTGCCTCAACGCGGCACGCGCGTTGCGCGCATCCGCATGTCGGACCTGACACAGGCGATGTTCATTCGCCGCGCGCTGGAAGTGGAAATGGTGCGGACCCTCGCACCTCAGATAAGCGATACGCTGATCAGCGAGCTGGAAATGAATCTCGGCTATCAGCAGGTCACGGTCGAGCGTAGTGACCCGCGCGCGTTTCACCGTCTCGATCTCGCCTTCCACGAACTGATGTTGAAAGAACTCGGCTTCCCCCGTGTAGCGGTGGCGATCGATACCGCGCGCAGCAGCCTCGAACGTGCGCGACGGCTGCTGTCATCGCCTCGACGGCATGCCGATACGCTTGTCGAGCACCGAGCCATTCTTGAAGCGTTGAAGGCGAGGGATAGCTCGGCAGCCGCGCAGGCGATGAACGATCACCTCAACGCGGTGCTGACGGAGCTGACCACGTTCATGGCCGTCAATCCGGGTGTCTTCGAAAATCCGGAATAG
- a CDS encoding hypothetical protein (product_source=Hypo-rule applied; transmembrane_helix_parts=Inside_1_45,TMhelix_46_68,Outside_69_291), which produces MSRLRSSLQPIVPHRLVWWLRSSLRGVLHYEANFGFRTLASLAQRLLALGGGLLGMIAGPAGATTLVAAWTPTTTVIGADSFTHTLDDEKQWSKCKIRRAGPVLWTATGILGNPEFNFSLDRLVDEAMSRPERLDARIKAFEAALVVPLSEVVENIRVENPSWYVRRAKGLAVTRVIFSANEDGVNRFWTREFVAKSAPVGRWVNISVKRTDCPGPACQHRRVFLLGQYDYARKIADDAATWEQNGTAEAVRRAIEAEIENNPRHVGPPIAIAEMTKDGVKWIEKGLCGEK; this is translated from the coding sequence ATGTCGCGCCTTCGATCAAGTCTCCAACCGATCGTCCCACACCGGCTGGTGTGGTGGTTGAGAAGCTCGCTACGAGGTGTGCTGCATTATGAGGCGAACTTCGGATTCAGGACGCTTGCCTCCCTCGCTCAGCGCCTGCTTGCGCTGGGCGGCGGGTTGCTTGGCATGATCGCAGGTCCGGCTGGCGCGACCACCTTGGTGGCAGCATGGACGCCGACGACGACCGTGATTGGCGCGGATAGCTTCACCCACACGCTGGACGACGAGAAGCAGTGGTCGAAGTGCAAGATCCGGCGCGCCGGCCCCGTTCTCTGGACCGCAACAGGCATTCTGGGAAATCCGGAATTCAATTTCAGCCTCGATCGTCTCGTGGACGAGGCCATGTCCCGTCCAGAGCGCCTCGACGCAAGGATCAAAGCTTTTGAGGCCGCACTGGTGGTCCCGTTATCCGAGGTCGTCGAGAATATCCGCGTCGAAAATCCCTCCTGGTATGTCCGGCGCGCCAAAGGCCTCGCGGTCACCCGGGTGATCTTCAGCGCCAACGAGGACGGTGTGAATCGCTTTTGGACGCGGGAGTTCGTCGCGAAATCCGCCCCGGTAGGTCGCTGGGTCAACATCAGCGTGAAGCGAACGGATTGCCCCGGGCCCGCGTGCCAGCACCGTCGCGTCTTTTTGCTCGGGCAGTATGACTACGCGCGCAAAATCGCAGACGATGCGGCGACCTGGGAGCAAAACGGAACGGCTGAAGCCGTGCGACGCGCGATCGAAGCCGAGATCGAAAATAATCCAAGGCACGTAGGGCCGCCGATCGCGATTGCGGAGATGACGAAGGACGGCGTGAAGTGGATCGAGAAGGGCCTTTGCGGCGAAAAATAG